One Bartonella tribocorum CIP 105476 genomic window carries:
- a CDS encoding NADH-quinone oxidoreductase subunit D codes for MAEVNVRNFNINFGPQHPAAHGVLRMVLELDGEVVERVDPHIGLLHRGTEKLMETKTYLQAGPYLDRLDYVAPMNQEHAFVLAIEKLLNIKVPKRGQLIRVLFSEIGRILNHLLNVTTQAMDVGALTPPLWGFEQRERLMIFYERACGARLHANYFRPGGVHQDLPESLVEDIGNFIDPFLVSLEKLDALVTPNRIFKQRNVDIGIVSIDEAWARSFSGVMIRGAGVPWDLRKSQPYECYDEMEFDIPIGKNSDCYDRYLIRMEEMRQSAKIMRQCVERLLGAEKNGPVSSLDRKIVPPKRSEMKSSMEALIHHFKLYTEGFHTPPGEVYVAVEAPKGEFGVYLVSDGTNKPYRVKLRAPGFAHLQAMDFLTRGHMLADATAILGSIDIVFGEVDR; via the coding sequence GTGGCTGAGGTCAATGTTCGAAACTTTAATATCAATTTTGGTCCGCAGCATCCTGCAGCGCATGGTGTTTTGCGCATGGTTCTGGAGTTGGACGGTGAAGTTGTTGAGCGTGTAGACCCACATATTGGGTTATTACATCGCGGCACCGAAAAATTAATGGAAACAAAAACTTATCTTCAGGCGGGTCCTTATCTAGATCGTTTAGATTATGTTGCTCCTATGAATCAGGAACATGCTTTTGTTCTTGCGATTGAAAAGTTATTGAATATTAAAGTTCCTAAAAGAGGACAGTTAATACGTGTTTTATTTTCTGAAATCGGGCGTATTCTTAATCATTTGCTTAATGTAACGACACAGGCGATGGATGTTGGTGCTTTGACACCACCACTTTGGGGATTTGAACAACGTGAAAGATTGATGATTTTTTATGAGCGTGCCTGTGGCGCTCGACTTCATGCTAATTATTTTCGTCCCGGTGGTGTGCATCAAGACTTACCGGAATCTTTAGTTGAAGACATTGGTAATTTTATTGATCCGTTTCTTGTTTCTCTTGAAAAACTTGATGCGCTTGTGACACCAAATCGAATTTTTAAGCAGCGTAATGTGGATATTGGTATTGTCAGTATTGACGAAGCTTGGGCACGTAGTTTTTCTGGGGTTATGATCCGTGGTGCTGGTGTGCCATGGGATTTGCGTAAAAGCCAGCCTTATGAATGTTACGATGAAATGGAATTTGATATTCCTATAGGTAAAAATAGTGATTGTTATGATCGCTATCTTATTCGTATGGAAGAAATGCGTCAATCAGCGAAAATTATGCGTCAATGCGTAGAACGATTACTTGGTGCTGAAAAGAATGGCCCAGTTTCAAGTTTGGATCGCAAAATTGTACCACCAAAGCGGTCTGAGATGAAAAGCTCAATGGAAGCGCTGATTCATCACTTTAAACTCTATACGGAAGGTTTTCATACGCCTCCTGGAGAAGTCTATGTTGCAGTAGAAGCGCCAAAGGGTGAGTTTGGTGTTTATCTTGTTTCTGACGGAACCAATAAGCCTTATCGTGTTAAGTTGCGTGCTCCTGGGTTTGCTCATCTTCAAGCTATGGATTTTTTAACCCGAGGTCATATGTTGGCGGATGCTACCGCTATTTTGGGTTCGATTGATATTGTTTTTGGGGAGGTTGATCGCTAA
- the nuoH gene encoding NADH-quinone oxidoreductase subunit NuoH — translation MYDFFMTWLLPFLIIVGKTLLLLVVLLVLVAYLLYADRKIWAAVQLRRGPNVVGPWGLLQSFADLIKFVVKEPIIPAGANKGVFLLAPFVSATLALSTWAVIPVSEGWEVAKINVGLLYILAISSLEVYGVIMGGWASNSKYPFLGALRSAAQMVSYEVSIGFVLVTVILISGSLDLTTIVLKQGQGLGTTLGLPFNSFLDWNWLVLFPMFIIFFISALAETNRPPFDLVEAESELVAGHMVEYSSTPYMLFFLGEYVAIVLMCALTTILFLGGWLPPLDVWWLNWIPGVIWFVLKVCFVFFWFAIVKAFVPRYRYDQLMRLGWKVFLPLSLAMVVITAAFLKFTNFV, via the coding sequence ATGTATGATTTCTTTATGACTTGGCTGTTGCCATTCCTTATTATCGTTGGAAAAACACTTCTTCTTTTGGTCGTTCTGTTGGTTTTAGTTGCTTATCTTCTCTATGCGGATAGAAAGATTTGGGCTGCGGTACAATTGCGGCGTGGTCCCAATGTTGTTGGTCCGTGGGGATTACTGCAGTCTTTTGCAGATTTAATTAAATTTGTTGTGAAAGAACCTATTATCCCAGCAGGTGCAAATAAGGGGGTTTTTCTTTTAGCTCCTTTTGTTTCAGCGACACTTGCTTTATCAACTTGGGCTGTTATTCCTGTCAGCGAGGGCTGGGAGGTTGCGAAGATTAATGTCGGCTTGCTTTACATTTTAGCCATTTCATCTCTTGAAGTTTATGGCGTTATTATGGGAGGATGGGCATCAAATTCAAAATATCCTTTCTTGGGAGCTCTGCGTTCGGCGGCACAAATGGTTTCTTATGAAGTTTCCATTGGTTTTGTACTGGTAACCGTTATTTTAATAAGTGGTTCGTTGGATCTCACAACAATTGTTCTTAAACAAGGTCAAGGTCTTGGTACAACTCTAGGTCTTCCTTTTAACAGTTTTCTCGATTGGAATTGGTTGGTCCTTTTTCCAATGTTTATTATATTTTTTATCTCCGCGCTTGCAGAGACAAACCGTCCTCCATTCGATTTGGTGGAAGCGGAGTCTGAGCTTGTTGCTGGTCATATGGTAGAATACTCTTCAACGCCTTACATGCTCTTCTTTCTTGGTGAGTATGTTGCTATTGTTTTAATGTGCGCATTAACAACCATTCTGTTTTTAGGTGGTTGGCTTCCTCCCTTGGATGTCTGGTGGCTTAATTGGATTCCTGGTGTTATTTGGTTTGTTTTAAAAGTCTGTTTTGTATTTTTTTGGTTTGCTATCGTTAAAGCATTTGTTCCACGCTATCGCTATGATCAACTCATGCGGCTTGGTTGGAAGGTTTTTCTTCCTCTCTCGCTAGCGATGGTTGTGATAACTGCGGCGTTTTTAAAATTTACGAATTTTGTTTAA
- the nuoF gene encoding NADH-quinone oxidoreductase subunit NuoF: MLTDKDRIFTNIYGLKDKSLKAAMLRGHWNGLKEIIDKGRDWIIDEVKASGLRGRGGAGFPTGMKWSFMPKQNDGRPHYLVVNADESEPGTCKDRDILRHDPHTLIEGCAIATFAMGANVAFIYIRGEYIREREALQTAVDECYEAGLLGKKTKYGHACDIIIHHGAGAYICGEETALLESLEGKKGQPRLKPPFPANMGIYGCPTTVNNVESIAVVPTILRRGASWFSSIGRANNVGTKLFMVSGHVNAPCTFEEALGVSFRELIEKHTGGIRGGWNNLLAVIPGGASCPVVRGEDMVDAIMDFDGMRDVGSSFGTGGVIVMDKTTDIIKAIWRISAFFKHESCGQCTPCREGTGWMMRLLGRMVEGRAQKREIDLLFEVSKQVEGHTICALGDAAAWPVQGLIRNFRPEIERRIDEYTRNVVQRKNIALEAVG; the protein is encoded by the coding sequence ATGCTAACTGATAAAGACCGTATCTTCACCAATATTTATGGTTTAAAAGACAAGTCATTAAAGGCTGCGATGTTGCGTGGGCATTGGAATGGTCTGAAAGAGATTATTGATAAGGGGCGTGATTGGATCATCGATGAGGTGAAGGCGTCAGGTTTACGCGGTCGTGGTGGTGCTGGTTTTCCTACTGGAATGAAATGGTCCTTCATGCCAAAGCAGAATGATGGTCGTCCTCATTATTTGGTTGTTAATGCTGATGAATCAGAGCCTGGGACATGTAAAGATCGCGATATTTTACGACATGACCCCCATACTTTGATTGAAGGATGTGCAATTGCTACTTTTGCAATGGGGGCGAATGTCGCTTTTATTTATATTCGTGGCGAATATATTCGTGAGCGTGAAGCGCTTCAAACGGCTGTGGATGAATGTTATGAAGCAGGCTTGCTTGGAAAAAAAACAAAATATGGTCATGCTTGTGATATTATTATTCATCATGGGGCTGGTGCTTATATTTGTGGTGAAGAAACAGCACTTCTCGAAAGTCTTGAAGGGAAAAAAGGTCAACCTCGTCTCAAACCACCATTTCCGGCAAATATGGGGATTTATGGCTGTCCAACAACCGTCAACAATGTTGAATCGATAGCGGTTGTTCCAACGATTTTACGTCGAGGGGCTTCGTGGTTTTCATCAATTGGGCGTGCAAATAATGTTGGAACAAAATTATTTATGGTTTCTGGGCATGTGAATGCCCCTTGTACCTTTGAAGAAGCTCTGGGTGTTTCTTTCCGTGAATTAATTGAAAAACATACGGGAGGTATTCGTGGCGGATGGAATAATCTTTTAGCCGTTATTCCAGGTGGTGCTTCTTGTCCGGTTGTTCGCGGTGAGGATATGGTTGATGCAATCATGGATTTTGATGGGATGCGCGATGTCGGATCTTCTTTTGGCACAGGGGGTGTGATTGTGATGGATAAAACAACCGATATTATCAAGGCGATTTGGCGGATATCGGCTTTTTTTAAGCATGAAAGTTGCGGTCAGTGTACGCCATGCCGTGAAGGTACAGGGTGGATGATGCGCCTTTTAGGACGTATGGTTGAGGGAAGAGCGCAGAAGCGTGAAATTGATCTGTTATTTGAGGTTTCTAAACAGGTGGAAGGGCACACGATCTGTGCACTTGGTGATGCGGCAGCATGGCCTGTACAAGGGTTAATCCGTAATTTCCGTCCGGAAATCGAGCGTAGAATTGATGAATACACGCGAAATGTCGTGCAAAGAAAAAATATTGCTTTAGAAGCAGTGGGATAG
- a CDS encoding tail protein X yields the protein MKIPEKHLVVELEDMSLDLICFQHAMAVLGDRSQVGAIKGYCEATLQANPGIAGYGALLPRGLKVILPEFLSCEKNSVVKRLWD from the coding sequence ATGAAGATACCAGAAAAGCATCTCGTGGTAGAGCTAGAGGATATGAGTCTTGATCTAATCTGCTTTCAACATGCTATGGCTGTATTAGGAGACCGTTCTCAAGTTGGAGCGATCAAAGGTTATTGTGAAGCTACTTTGCAAGCCAATCCAGGTATTGCAGGGTATGGTGCTCTGTTGCCGCGGGGCTTAAAGGTCATTCTGCCTGAATTTTTATCATGTGAAAAGAACAGCGTGGTCAAAAGGCTATGGGATTAA
- a CDS encoding NADH-quinone oxidoreductase subunit C, giving the protein MMDESLVELATYLKNKLGNKLEETVFAFGELTIVARLDAITDVLMFVRDDSHCQFINLTDISGVDYPSRDKRFDVSYQLLSPRENLRLRVKVRTDENTPVASACTVYPGAEWYERETYDMYGILFSGHPDLRRILTDYGFEGYPLRKDFPVTGFVECRYDNEAKRVIYEPVVLRQEMRNFDFLSPWEGGQYVLPCDGKEDEKK; this is encoded by the coding sequence ATGATGGATGAATCACTGGTTGAACTTGCTACTTATTTGAAAAACAAGTTAGGAAATAAGCTTGAGGAGACCGTTTTTGCTTTTGGTGAATTAACCATTGTGGCACGTCTTGATGCAATTACTGATGTCTTAATGTTTGTTCGTGATGATTCTCACTGTCAATTTATTAATCTTACAGATATTAGTGGTGTGGATTATCCTTCTCGCGATAAGCGCTTTGATGTCTCTTACCAATTATTATCTCCTCGTGAGAATTTGCGCTTACGTGTCAAAGTTCGCACAGATGAAAATACGCCTGTTGCTTCAGCTTGTACGGTTTATCCTGGTGCAGAGTGGTATGAACGTGAAACCTATGATATGTATGGGATTTTATTTTCAGGTCATCCGGATTTGAGACGGATTTTAACAGATTATGGGTTTGAAGGATATCCTTTACGCAAAGACTTTCCTGTGACAGGATTTGTTGAATGCCGTTATGATAATGAAGCAAAGAGGGTGATTTATGAACCCGTTGTTTTGCGCCAAGAAATGCGTAATTTTGATTTTCTTTCTCCTTGGGAAGGAGGACAATATGTTTTACCTTGTGATGGAAAAGAAGATGAAAAAAAATAA
- the nuoG gene encoding NADH-quinone oxidoreductase subunit NuoG, with the protein MINIKVDGKEIEVPDYYTLLQAAEAAGAEIPRFCFHESLSIAGNCRMCLVEVKGGPPKPQASCAMGVRDLRVGPNGEAPEIFTNTAMVKKAREGVMEFLLINHPLDCPVCDQGGECDLQDQAMLYGRDCSRYTENKRAVEDKYIGPLVKTVMTRCIHCTRCVRFTTEVAGISELGLIGRGEDAEITTYLEKAMTSELQGNVIDLCPVGALTSKPYAFHARPWELVKTESIDVMDALGSAIRIDSRGREVMRIMPRTNEDVNEEWISDKTRFIWDGLRTQRLDRPYVRKDGKLQPVSWEEAFTKIKTVVSKILPEKIGAIAGDLASVEEMYALKALLLSLGSKLFDCRQKGIALSPEFGRSSYIFNPTIAGIEQADALLIVGSNPRHEAAVLNARILKRQRMGNFPIALIGEEVDLRYPYFYLGAGSDALNALIRGEGAFLNVLKEAKRPLILIGEGAISGNEGLSVLKTLAKLADNIGALSEEWNGFGVLHNAASTVGGLDIGFISQLGVANILKTCEVLFLLGADEVELANIKAFKVYIGSHGDNGAHAADVILPASAYTEKSGLYVNTEGRVQMTNRAGFAPGEAKEDWAILRALSDVLGQRLPFDSLSQLRQCLFNDYPHLDAVDDIMPSDISDLKALGSKIVCLESQTFTSMVKDFYLTNPIARASAVMAECSSLAKSRAMQAVE; encoded by the coding sequence ATGATAAATATCAAAGTTGATGGCAAAGAGATTGAAGTCCCTGATTACTACACGTTGCTTCAGGCTGCTGAGGCGGCTGGAGCAGAAATTCCACGTTTTTGTTTTCATGAGTCTTTATCAATTGCTGGCAATTGTCGCATGTGTTTGGTTGAGGTCAAGGGTGGTCCTCCAAAACCTCAGGCTTCTTGTGCGATGGGGGTTCGTGATTTACGGGTAGGGCCTAACGGTGAAGCACCAGAAATTTTTACCAATACGGCGATGGTAAAAAAAGCACGCGAAGGGGTTATGGAATTTCTTCTCATTAATCATCCTTTGGATTGTCCAGTGTGCGATCAAGGTGGAGAATGCGATCTTCAAGATCAAGCAATGCTTTATGGGCGAGATTGTTCTCGTTATACAGAAAATAAACGTGCTGTAGAAGATAAATATATTGGGCCTCTTGTCAAAACTGTTATGACACGGTGTATTCATTGCACACGGTGTGTTCGTTTTACAACGGAAGTCGCAGGTATTTCTGAGCTTGGTTTGATCGGTCGTGGTGAAGATGCTGAAATTACGACATATCTTGAAAAAGCTATGACATCTGAATTACAGGGAAATGTTATTGATCTTTGTCCAGTGGGAGCTTTAACTTCAAAACCTTACGCATTTCATGCACGTCCGTGGGAATTGGTGAAAACGGAATCAATTGATGTGATGGATGCCCTTGGCAGTGCTATTCGTATTGATAGTCGCGGCCGTGAAGTGATGCGGATTATGCCGCGTACGAATGAAGATGTAAATGAGGAATGGATCTCTGATAAAACGCGTTTTATTTGGGATGGATTACGGACACAGCGGCTTGATAGACCCTATGTACGTAAAGACGGAAAACTTCAACCTGTCAGTTGGGAAGAAGCTTTTACAAAAATTAAAACCGTCGTTTCTAAAATCTTACCAGAAAAAATTGGAGCTATTGCTGGAGATCTTGCTTCTGTTGAAGAAATGTATGCCCTTAAAGCATTACTGCTCTCGTTGGGGTCAAAACTCTTTGATTGTCGTCAAAAAGGGATTGCTTTATCGCCAGAGTTTGGGCGTTCGAGCTATATTTTTAATCCTACAATTGCGGGAATTGAACAAGCTGATGCTCTACTTATTGTGGGCTCTAATCCACGCCATGAAGCTGCTGTTTTAAATGCGCGTATTTTAAAGCGCCAACGAATGGGAAATTTTCCTATCGCGCTTATTGGAGAGGAAGTCGATTTACGTTATCCTTATTTTTATCTTGGAGCTGGGAGTGATGCATTAAATGCACTTATTCGTGGAGAGGGTGCTTTTTTAAATGTCTTAAAAGAAGCAAAGAGACCTCTTATTCTTATCGGAGAGGGAGCAATTTCAGGAAATGAAGGATTATCTGTTTTAAAAACTCTTGCTAAATTAGCTGATAATATTGGTGCTCTTAGTGAAGAATGGAATGGATTTGGGGTGCTTCATAATGCAGCATCGACCGTTGGAGGGTTGGACATAGGTTTTATATCTCAACTTGGGGTTGCAAATATTCTTAAAACCTGTGAAGTTTTATTTTTGCTTGGTGCTGATGAAGTGGAATTGGCCAATATAAAAGCTTTTAAAGTTTATATTGGTAGTCATGGTGATAATGGTGCACATGCTGCTGATGTTATTTTGCCTGCATCGGCCTACACAGAAAAATCAGGGCTTTATGTGAATACAGAAGGGCGTGTTCAAATGACAAATCGGGCTGGTTTTGCTCCAGGTGAAGCAAAAGAAGATTGGGCTATTTTGCGTGCCTTATCGGATGTTTTAGGACAAAGGCTCCCCTTTGATTCTCTCTCTCAATTAAGACAATGTTTGTTTAATGATTATCCACATCTTGATGCGGTTGATGATATAATGCCTTCTGATATAAGTGATCTTAAGGCGCTTGGTTCAAAAATAGTTTGTCTAGAGAGTCAAACATTTACTTCTATGGTTAAAGACTTTTATTTGACAAATCCGATAGCACGTGCTTCTGCCGTTATGGCTGAATGTTCATCTCTTGCAAAAAGCCGTGCTATGCAAGCTGTAGAGTAA
- a CDS encoding DNA adenine methylase, producing the protein MDILHKEKLKSVEPISPAAAYIGGKRRLAKTIVKIIEDIPHSIYAEPFVGMGGIFFRRKLIPSTEIINDFSGDVVNFFRVLQRHYHPFIELLAFQISSRETFERLQTQNPETLTDLERALRFLYLQRLSFSGKVAERTFRVETDRCARFNPFKLEGILKLIYRRLARVIIEHLDWSDFIVRYDRPNTLFYLDPPYFGVEDYYGKDLFKREDYQTMSMLLAQLKGKFLLSLNDVPEIRKTFSQFHIKEVRTIYSCNLSNNAIPAKELIITNCDI; encoded by the coding sequence ATGGATATACTTCATAAGGAAAAATTAAAATCTGTTGAACCTATTTCACCAGCTGCTGCTTATATTGGGGGCAAAAGAAGATTAGCCAAAACCATTGTCAAAATCATTGAAGATATTCCACATAGCATTTATGCCGAGCCTTTCGTTGGTATGGGTGGAATATTCTTTAGACGGAAACTGATACCATCAACTGAAATTATCAATGATTTTTCAGGAGATGTGGTGAATTTTTTTCGGGTGTTACAACGCCATTATCACCCTTTTATAGAACTGTTAGCGTTTCAAATAAGCAGCCGTGAGACGTTTGAACGCTTACAGACACAAAATCCAGAAACGCTTACGGATTTAGAACGGGCTTTGCGGTTTTTATATTTGCAGCGTTTAAGTTTTAGTGGGAAAGTAGCAGAGCGTACGTTTAGAGTTGAGACAGACCGGTGTGCACGGTTTAATCCCTTCAAACTTGAAGGTATATTAAAGCTTATTTACCGCCGTTTAGCGAGAGTTATCATTGAACATTTAGATTGGTCTGATTTTATTGTGCGTTATGACCGGCCAAATACCTTGTTTTATCTTGATCCACCTTATTTTGGTGTTGAGGATTATTATGGCAAGGACTTGTTTAAGCGGGAGGATTACCAGACGATGTCTATGCTGCTTGCACAATTAAAGGGGAAGTTTCTTCTCTCTCTCAATGATGTGCCAGAGATTCGAAAAACCTTCAGTCAATTCCATATAAAAGAGGTAAGAACAATTTATTCCTGTAATTTGTCAAATAATGCGATTCCGGCAAAGGAACTCATCATTACCAATTGTGATATTTAG
- a CDS encoding phage late control D family protein encodes MRTHPFIEVRVGENLVHEVFYQRLLTATITDHVGNEADTFEAEFDDSGNDLEIPSSNSALHVTFGYQNSIRAFMGRFVVESVVSIGGSDGEILRLCGKSASMRKELKEQASEHFDHKTIAEIVEALAKRHGYQAKVSPQFTKQTLPYVVRTDQSAVDFLTRLADRMRARFLIKDHKFLFLSGDNLPALDIHKHDCSSWEFTLEPRTQYGTIETSYFDRAKGQQCQVKHQTGFTGPVRRLRSCYPSQEEAQAAAASESDRLCRAVGSGSLTLAGRPEIMADQPLLLQGFRKEINGSWKAATVTHRYEKQSGYTTEITFEAPNQGKEQK; translated from the coding sequence ATGCGCACACATCCTTTTATTGAGGTGAGGGTGGGGGAGAATCTTGTCCATGAGGTTTTTTACCAGCGTCTTTTAACGGCAACCATTACCGATCATGTGGGCAATGAAGCCGATACATTTGAAGCGGAGTTTGATGATAGTGGCAATGATTTAGAGATTCCCTCCAGTAACAGCGCACTCCATGTCACCTTTGGCTATCAAAACAGCATCCGTGCCTTTATGGGGCGTTTTGTTGTTGAGTCGGTGGTGAGTATTGGGGGCAGTGATGGAGAGATTTTACGCCTTTGTGGCAAAAGTGCCTCGATGCGCAAAGAACTTAAAGAACAGGCGAGTGAACATTTTGACCACAAAACCATTGCTGAGATTGTTGAGGCCCTTGCCAAACGCCATGGTTATCAAGCAAAGGTCAGTCCACAATTTACCAAACAAACCTTGCCTTATGTGGTGCGCACCGATCAATCGGCGGTTGACTTTTTAACCCGCCTTGCGGACCGCATGCGGGCGCGTTTTTTAATCAAAGACCATAAGTTTTTATTTTTAAGCGGGGATAATTTACCAGCACTCGACATCCATAAGCATGACTGTTCCAGCTGGGAATTCACCCTAGAGCCGCGCACCCAATACGGCACCATCGAAACTTCTTATTTTGATCGCGCAAAAGGGCAACAATGCCAAGTCAAGCATCAAACAGGGTTTACTGGTCCCGTACGTCGTCTGCGCAGTTGTTATCCAAGTCAAGAAGAAGCACAAGCGGCGGCTGCCTCCGAGTCGGATCGCTTATGCCGTGCTGTAGGCAGTGGCTCCTTAACTCTTGCGGGACGCCCTGAAATCATGGCGGATCAACCGCTGCTGCTTCAAGGGTTCCGTAAAGAAATTAATGGGTCATGGAAAGCCGCTACCGTCACCCACCGCTATGAAAAACAAAGCGGTTACACAACAGAAATTACCTTTGAGGCACCAAATCAAGGAAAGGAACAAAAATAG
- a CDS encoding NuoB/complex I 20 kDa subunit family protein, whose translation MELRSNNSTITAPKPKGIIDPNTGELIGSDDRFFRDINAELSDKGFLVTSADALITWARTGSLMWMSFGLACCAIEMMQCSMPHYDNERFGYAPRASPRQSDVMVVAGTLTNKMAPALRKVYDQMPEPRYVISMGSCANGGGYYHYSYSVVRGCDRIVPVDIYVPGCPPTAEALLYGILLLQKKIRRTGSIER comes from the coding sequence ATGGAATTAAGATCTAATAATTCAACGATTACAGCTCCAAAACCAAAAGGAATCATTGATCCCAATACTGGTGAACTGATAGGATCAGATGATAGGTTTTTTCGTGATATTAATGCTGAATTATCAGATAAGGGTTTTTTAGTTACCTCAGCAGATGCCTTGATTACTTGGGCACGTACCGGTTCTTTAATGTGGATGAGTTTTGGTTTGGCTTGTTGTGCTATTGAAATGATGCAATGCTCAATGCCTCATTATGACAATGAGCGTTTTGGATATGCACCACGAGCCTCCCCCCGACAGTCCGATGTGATGGTGGTCGCAGGGACTCTAACAAATAAGATGGCGCCTGCTTTAAGAAAAGTGTATGATCAGATGCCAGAGCCACGTTATGTGATTTCTATGGGATCATGTGCAAACGGTGGTGGGTATTATCATTATTCCTATTCAGTGGTACGTGGATGTGATCGTATCGTTCCTGTCGATATATATGTTCCAGGCTGTCCGCCTACAGCAGAGGCATTATTGTACGGCATACTGTTGTTACAGAAAAAAATCCGTCGTACCGGATCCATAGAGCGATAG
- a CDS encoding NADH-quinone oxidoreductase subunit A translates to MAYLLSSYLPVLIFIIVSAVIAGVLLITPYIVAYRSPDPEKLSAYECGFNSFSDARMKFDIRFYLVSILFIIFDLEVAFLFPWAVSFKSIGMFGFWSMIVFLAILTIGFIYEWKKGALEWN, encoded by the coding sequence ATGGCTTATTTATTGAGCTCTTATTTGCCAGTCTTGATTTTTATTATTGTGTCAGCGGTTATTGCTGGGGTTTTGTTGATTACACCTTACATTGTAGCATATCGTTCTCCCGATCCTGAAAAGTTATCGGCTTATGAATGTGGTTTCAATTCATTTAGTGATGCACGCATGAAGTTTGATATTCGTTTCTATTTGGTTTCAATTTTGTTTATTATTTTTGATCTTGAAGTCGCTTTTCTTTTTCCTTGGGCTGTTTCATTCAAATCGATAGGTATGTTTGGCTTTTGGTCGATGATTGTGTTTTTAGCGATTTTGACTATTGGATTTATATATGAATGGAAAAAAGGGGCTCTTGAATGGAATTAA
- the nuoE gene encoding NADH-quinone oxidoreductase subunit NuoE produces MSVRRLADDVYQPTEFSFTKENQIWVKSTIEKYPVGREQSAVIPLLMRAQEQDGWVTRAAIEHIAQILSMAYIRVLEVATFYTQFQLKPVGTKAHIQVCGTTPCMLRGSDELIKVCQKKIHHEPFTTNQDGTLSWEEVECLGACVNAPMVMIFKDTYEDLTAERLEEIIDAFGAGKGSEIAVGPQNSRQSSEPISGLTSLLEDEEKRKSLKSSKKKDHKGIES; encoded by the coding sequence ATGTCCGTACGCCGTCTTGCAGATGATGTCTATCAGCCCACAGAATTTTCTTTTACAAAGGAAAATCAGATATGGGTGAAAAGTACTATAGAAAAGTATCCTGTAGGGCGCGAACAATCGGCTGTTATTCCGTTATTAATGCGTGCACAAGAGCAAGATGGTTGGGTGACACGTGCTGCAATTGAGCATATTGCTCAAATTCTTTCTATGGCGTATATTCGTGTCCTAGAAGTTGCTACTTTTTATACTCAGTTTCAGCTTAAGCCTGTAGGAACAAAAGCGCATATTCAAGTGTGTGGTACGACTCCTTGTATGTTACGTGGTTCTGATGAATTGATTAAAGTGTGTCAGAAAAAAATTCATCATGAACCTTTTACGACAAATCAAGATGGAACATTGTCATGGGAAGAGGTGGAGTGTCTTGGCGCTTGTGTTAATGCTCCTATGGTCATGATTTTTAAAGATACTTATGAAGATCTCACAGCTGAACGCCTTGAAGAGATTATTGATGCATTTGGGGCAGGAAAGGGTTCTGAGATAGCGGTTGGTCCACAAAACAGCCGCCAATCTTCGGAGCCAATTAGTGGTTTAACATCTCTTCTTGAGGATGAAGAAAAAAGGAAATCTCTCAAATCTTCAAAGAAAAAGGATCATAAGGGTATAGAATCTTAG
- the nuoI gene encoding NADH-quinone oxidoreductase subunit NuoI, producing MSGFIQAAKSLLLLEFVSAFFLAMRQFFSPKPTINYPYEKGFVSQRFRGEHALRRYPNGEERCIACKLCEAICPAQAITIEAGPRRNDGTRRTVRYDIDMVKCIYCGFCQEACPVEAIVEGPNFEFATETREELYYDKEKLLMNGDRWEREIARNILMDAPYR from the coding sequence ATGTCAGGTTTTATTCAGGCGGCAAAGTCACTCCTTCTATTAGAATTTGTGAGCGCTTTTTTCTTAGCTATGCGTCAATTTTTTTCGCCAAAGCCTACGATTAATTATCCTTATGAAAAGGGTTTTGTGTCTCAGCGTTTTCGTGGTGAACATGCACTGCGTCGCTATCCGAATGGTGAAGAACGGTGTATTGCTTGTAAATTGTGTGAAGCAATTTGCCCCGCACAAGCGATTACAATTGAAGCGGGTCCGCGACGGAATGATGGCACACGGAGAACAGTTCGTTATGATATTGATATGGTTAAATGTATTTACTGCGGTTTTTGTCAAGAAGCTTGTCCAGTAGAAGCGATTGTTGAAGGTCCAAATTTTGAATTTGCAACAGAAACGCGTGAAGAACTCTATTATGATAAAGAAAAGCTTTTAATGAATGGAGATCGTTGGGAGCGAGAAAT